The segment acacatgatgAAGTTTtccagaagtttatggaaaatgcacattatgaaaactTTTTTTGCACCTAGGTCAATTCACCTTATTTGAGGCTGGGCAGAGAGCAAGCTCaggaaggttcactccccagaggcctgcaacagcaggggccgggccgggctgggccaaagccacaTACTGGGCCCAAGGCTCCCTGGCGGGCGGTGGGAATCCGAGTACTTGAACCCCTtctgccgctgcctcccaggctccacgttagcaggaagccagcgtcgggagctggagccagaaacaaACCCCGGCACCCGGATGCGGGACACACGCCCACCAGCCTCAACGGCTACGCACCTGCACGCCTGCCCCTCAGGTTCCCTGTGACTCTGTTTCTCACGAATGCTCTTAAGCTCCTTGGTAAACGGCTGTTCTGCTGTATTACCGAGGGAGTCATGGCAACGATGCCTCCGTGAGCTGCCACGGCGGCGGGGTAAGTCTCGGACGCAGGCCCCGCAGAGGCCCGCTGTGGTTTTCCAAACCACGTCATTATTACGCACATTCAAACCTATTATTCACTTTGCTTTCTGGttcatttgtatctttttttttaagtgatatttatttgaaaggtagagttacagagaggcagaagcaaagagagagagagagagagagcacgcgagagcgagagagagagaggggcagacagagaagaagtcttccgtccgctggttcactccccaaatggccacaacggccagagctggactgatccaaaaccaggagcttctgccgggcctccttgacatgggtgcaggggcccaaggactcgggtcatcttccactgcttccccaggccacagcagagagcgggatcggaagtggagcagccggggctcaaactggtgcccacatgggatgccggcccctcgTCTGCACGTCTCTGGACGTCTGTCATCATTTGCCTCCAGGTGTGTGAGCTCCACGCCTTCTTCCTTCACTCCCCCCTTCTCACGGGCGTTCCCAAGGTCACCCCCTCCCCGGTGCCGCCACCACTGCACTTGACGCGTGGTCTTCTCCCCGGGCGTCCCTGCGAGCACTGATTGCACTTCGAGTCTCCTTCACTCCAAAGTCCCTCAGCCGTGTGCTGTGCGCGCTGCCTCCTCTGTCGCCAGCTTCCAGCTTCCGGCACCGAGCAAcgtgctggccagactcccctcGCCTGGGCTGTGCTGCGGTCTCCCTCTGTGATTCCGTGCACAACAGACTCCTGTCGGTGTCCAGCTTCGGCTTCTGCTAAGGAGAGCGAGTGCTGTGTGGTGAGGACGGCACGGACTCGCGTGTTCTCAGATTGCCAGGCGTGGAGGGACCACAGTCGTCCCGCGGCATCCACAGGCCACTGGTCCCAGGGCCCCCACGGACAGCAAATTCCAAGGCCGCTCAAGACCTTTATATAACAAAGGCCatacattgtggccatttggggagtgaaccagcggatagagggtctctctctttccttctctctctgtaactctttcaaataagtaatcctttttttttttttttttttgacaggcagagtggacagtgagagagagagacagagagaaaggtcttcctttgccgttggttcaccctccaatggccaccgcggctggcgcgctgcggccggcgcaccgcgctgatccgatggcaggagccaggagccaggtgcttttcctggtctcccatggggtgcagggcccaagcacctgggccatcctccactgcactccctggccacagcggagagctggcctggaagaggggcaactgggacagaatccggcgccccgaccgggactagaacctggtgtgccggcgccgctaggcggaggattagcctagtgagctgcggcgccggcccaagtaatccttttttaaaagatttttatttatttgagaggtagagtcacagacagtgagagggagagacagagaggtcttccatccattggttcattccctagatggccgcaatggctggagccaggccgatctgaagccaggagccaggagcttgttccagtcctcccacatgggggcaggggcccaaggacttgggccatcttctactgctttcccaggccacagaagagagatgcattgaaagaggagcagctgggactagaacctgtggccatatgggatgctggcactgcagctggaagattaacctactgcgtcatggcgctgcccctccccccaaataagtaatcttaccaaaaaaatattgtgtaggggtcagcactgtggggcagtgccTTTGACACTAGCACcccatgagtgccggttcaagtcctggctgctctatttttgatccagcttcctgctaatgcaccagggaaagcaacagaaggtggcccaagtgcgtggaagctcactctccctctccaactctgcctttcaaataaataaatcttaaaaagaaaaaggtgtgTTTGCCCAAACCCTGTGCCCGTCCTCCAGTCTCCTCTGCGTCGTCCGCAGGTGGCTTCTCACACTTCACATGTTGCTCACGCTAAGTCGCTGCCACGCTGTGCTGAGGGACTCGTGGCAGGGACAGGTCTGTACGTGGTCCACACAGgcactttcttttttctaaacaCTCTCCCTCTGCGGTTGGCTGAACTGCAGGCGTGCAGCCCCTGCACATGACAGTCGACTGCAGCAGGCGTCAGGTCAGGGCCCAAGAACCAGCTGCACGGCAGCTGATGGGCAGTGACGCGGCCGCGGCGTCCGGAAGCTCCTGACGGGTCCATGGGTGACCTGACTGCCCCCAGGCACCCTGGTTCTGACAGCCTTCCTCCCCTGGATGGTCACGGCGCCCTGTGCGGCCTGAGGATGGAGTCACACAGCCACCCGCAGTGCTAGTGAGGAGACATCCAGAACACACAACTCGCGCGCGTGAGACTGGTGGGTGCAGACCACGGCGCGGCCGCTTACCCGCCGGGGGCCgtctgggcctctgctccccgcCTGGGAAGCCACCTCCCCATCCTCCCCGGGGGGCCCACGCCCCATCACGGCTGTGAGCACTGCTGGCGGCCGTGGGTCACTGCAGAGCCGCGCACTGTGCCCTCAGGGTCTCCCGCGTGCCCCGCCCGTCTCCGACCGCGGTGGATCTGTCCGTTCCACTTCTCAGGGCTCCGGAGTTCCACAGCTTCTCCACGCGGTCTGTGGACACGGCTTGGGCCTCGGCACCCGTGGCACCTAAGCCCGCGATGACTCCCGCTTCACAGGAAGCccttgggagctggagctgtggcagagTCCGTTAGCTGGCGCCCGTGATGAGGGCACCcccatcagagcactggttccagtcccggctgctccgcttccagtccagcccccgcTAACGTCCCTGGGAAGGCACCGGGAGATGGCCCGAGCGCTTGGGTCGCTGCCgcctgtgggaggcccagaagctcctggctttgatgtggccCGGCCTTGACTGCTGCGGCCGTCTGCGGGgcgcaccagtggatggaagatctgttactctgcctttcaagtaaatctttaacgaCCGCACAGACCAAGTGAGACCGCTGTTCACCTAACACCCGCACAGTGCCAAACACGCGGACAGAACTACAAGGCAGACACTGCTCACCGCACTGGCGGCCAGCACGGGGAGACAGGGCCTGCTCCAGGCACCCACCACAGGCAGGCGGAGGAGGGCACGGCcccgggaggggtggggtgggggcaacCGGAAAGGACCCGCGGGGGACAGGGACAACCTGACGGCCACACCTCTGCCTTTTTACCTTCCACGCTTACGCAGCCACGTTCTGCCTTTACAACTTAAAAACCAGGGCCGCTCAgcgcaggccctcaccagaggcgaGGACGCCCGCGTGCCCtgtcggagggcctgggttcaacacctggctctggctcctggtcgcacccctgccaatgcacacctgggaggcagcagtgggggtCCCAGaaggccctgccacctacgtggggaGCCGGTGGAGCTCCCAGCCCCCGGCCAGGGCAGGAACTGAGGGAATGACCTGGGCGgcgcctgctctctgcctctccagtacACAGATTGTCCCCCAATTCTAGAGCATCGTTCTATCCCCAGAAGGGCAGTCAGGCAAGAGGGGCGCGCCTGCTGGGCTGTGAGTGCCAGTGCTGGCGCTCAGGGGCCGCTGCAGGaggctgcccccgcccctccgCGGCCCACCTGTCCTGCTTTCGGCAGCACGAGGCCCGGGCCGGCACCGTGCCCTCGGACCTGTCAGCCTCCAGAACCCTGAGCCAAGTGGACAGACGCCCCAGAGCGAGCGCAGTCGGCCACAGCAGCAAGACCTCGCTAACGCCTGCGACGCGCGACGTCGCCCACTGCGCGCTCCCAGCAGGCACCTCTCCCAGCAGGGCCGCGCGCTGCACTCACAGACAGGAGGGGGCCCCGAGGCAGGCCTGCGGCAGAGCTGGGCTGCGGAGCCCAGGGGGTCTCACGTGCCCTCGCGCCTTTCCCGCTGGGCGACACCGGGACTCGAAACACGCATCTCTCCCTCGCTCTCGACCCCGCCGCACAAGCGCACGCCCCAGGAGGGGCGGCGAGACCTACCAGTAGGCAGGGTCCTCCTTCAGCACGGCGCTCTCCTTGGGAGACAGGCTGCCCTCGACGATGCGCGTGACGAGCTGGTCAATGGTGCCCACCACCTCGTGACCTGCTCGCTGGGGGACCGCTGCAACACACAGAACGGCTGGTCTGAGCGTGCTGCCCCCCTGCGCCGcgtggccggggcggggcctcggcctCCGCAGGCACGAGCAGCCTGACCCTCACTGGGAAGAGAGCAGCACTGGAGAGAGGAGTAGCGTAGTTACGGCAGAAAGCGAATACGCCAAGTAGCCTCCCCAAGGAGCAACACGACAGCCACGGGGCGACAGTCACGAGGTCCCGAAGACGGCACAGGACCACGGACGGACACAGGCTGGGGGAACAGGGCACCGGCAGCGTCCGCCGTCTTCCATCTGCCTCATCCCGAGTGACCACGTGGAGCGTAGAAAACACAAAGCTGCAGAAAGCTACCGAGGTGCGGACCATGTAGAGGTATCTAGGTTATGATTTTTGGTACAAAGGAGGGAGACAAGACAAATACCAGAGTCCCTCACAAACTCTTGGGAAAAGGGGGCGCTGCCAACACGGGTGGGGGTGACATCGCCCcgtgcacagcaccggccgtgctGCCGTCACCCTGACTCCACGGAGACCTTCTCTAGGGCGGGGAGCAGGGTCTTGCTTCTGGCAGGTCCCTGTCTGGGAGCAGGCGTGGCTGCCTGCCCGTGGTGAGGCCCGATAGCGCCCGACGCCCGTGGGGCTccctgagggcagcagaggagcCGACAAAGTCGGGGCAAACTGGAGCTCTcgcccgggcgggggcgggggcaggagctGAAAGCACAGGGCCGCGGGGGAGGCGGGCAGTGCTTCCTTCCTGGCCACAGGACGGGCAGAGACGGTGGGGACCGCGTGCGCCCGTGGCTGGGACGAGGTCTGGGCTGAGCGCGTCCACTGGGGgctgctgggtggggaggggaaatCCGTCCACCGGGCGTTTCTACTCCTGCTTGGCCGTGGCCGTGCCAACCCCAGCCGGCCAGCACGCTGTCCCTAAGGGAGCTACGGACCATCAGCCCACCCAGGAAAGGGCCCGCGTGGCCTGAAGTGACCAGGCTGCTCCCTGTCGGTCCCGCCGCAGAGCTCGGGTCGGGCTGAGGCCTCCCCGGGAGcggattttgttttctgcccccGGGGGCCCGGGGACACCTGACAGGGGCCTGACCCGGGCACAGCAGGTACAACCCCCCCGGAGCCTGCCCAATCCCCAGGGGCGCCCGTGACCCCAGGACGTCCAAGGGTCTCTGTGCCAAGTCCTGACGGCTCACAGGcgagcagggaggggcccagcccGCTCTCCGAACGCAGGGGCTCTGTGCCTGTCACTGCTTCCCACAGCAGGTGAAAGCTCTCCGGAGGCAAAGGGCGGTGGAAGGACCCAGGGCAGAGACCCCGAGGGGCACGACGTAGCGACGCCCGGCAGCTTCCCCTGAGTCAGGAGGGCCTGCCAGTCCACAGCGGACGCCGGGTGCCCGGCTCCATTCTACAGAAGGGCCTGGGGCATCCgggagggtggggccagggacAAACCCCAGCAGATACTGGGGCCACCTCGACACCGGCCACGGGCTTCTCTCTGGTTGGCTACAGGACGCGTGCACAAATCTCATTTTTAACAGGCGCCATCACCCAGAAACGTGGAAACCCAACCAATCCCCCGCGCCAGACGCGTCCAAGGCACCCTTACCGTGGCTCGGAGCACCAGGAGCCGCGGCCTCCACTTCAGGCGCCGCGGGGACCGTCGCTTTGTCCTCCTCTCGTGCGGGCGCCGGCAGGGTTCTCTTGACCCGGAGCGGGCAGCCGCTGGTCACCAGCCAGGCCTTCAGGTGCTCTATGTACTCGCGCCCGAACAGCGTGGAGTCCTCGAAGTTTGGGAAcgcggcaggggagggggcgaggTCTTGCAGGCCGACGGCTTCCAGGATCTTCTCCTGCCGGAAAGACGAGGCCAGGGAGAAGGTCTGCCCGAGCAGCGCCAGGGACTTGCGGCACAGGGAGTTGGTGGTCTCCAGGGCCACGGCCAGGTCCAGGGGGCTGGCGAGGGTCTTCATCTTGACGCTCAGCTCGTAGGCGTTgcaggccatgagcaggggcGTGACGCTCTTCAGCAGCCGGTCCTGCAGCCTCATGATGTACTTGTCGAACGGCTTTATGATTTCAAAGAAGCAATTTTTGGTCTTGACAGCACCTTTGTCTAAAAGCATGTTTAAAAACTCATTATCGACTCGGGGCGTCTTCAAGGCGGAGTGCTTTAAAAATTTGATAGTAAAAAAGCAAAAGTCTCTGTGCTCTGGTCGGAGGGAGCATTTGAAGGAGGCGAGCATTTTAGCACAGGTTTCGGTTTCAAGTTCAAAGAGGGTCTGGAAAAGCTGGGAAAACTTCACATCGTCCTTGATGGTGTGGAACCCTGCCCACTTGATTATTTCCATGCCGAATCGTGAGAACACATCGGCCTTATCCACGAGGTCCAAGCCCGTCCTCCTCCGGGACAGCCGGACGTTCTTCAGGTCAAGCCCCAGAGGGACCTTCTGGGCGGGGAACTGCACGTCTCCGGTCGCCGGGCTCGTGCCCAGGGTCACCTCAGGACTGGGGCTGCTTTTCTGGCTTTGGTCCGTGCCTTGAGATTTGGGGGTAACCCGGTTCATAGCGGGCACTTTCTTTGCGCTCACATTTCGCAGGCCGACAAGCTTCCCGACGCCCCCCTGGGCTGTGAGCAGGCCCGGAGTCTCCCCCTTTCCTAGGAGGGCACCTTCCTGGTCCACGAGGCTCAGTGCTCGGCCCCTGGCCTGCGCGCCGGCCTCCCCAGGGCGGTCCGTGTCCAGCACCCGGGAGGAGCCGAAGCTCCCCAAGCCCCGGGAGGGCCCGCAGCCAGGCTCCTGCGGCCAGGAGGCCTGCTGAGCGACCAGGTGGCCGAGGCGCTGCTCCCAGGAGCCTTGGAGCGCCAACTTCCAGTCCTGAACGCGCAAAGCCCCCAACTTCTGGGGGCCAAACACCTGGTCCTGGGCGTCGGGGTGGGGCAGCTCCAGGTCCCGGCCACACTCTTTGCGGAAGTAGCTGTCCTCAGCGCCGGAGGGGTTGGTGGCCCTGAAGGCAGGCCCCGGGAACACGCCGCCTCTCCCCGGGTCTCGGGAGTGTGCCAGGAAGCCGCCGAGGGCGCAGCGGCTGTCGCCGTGAGCCTCCTCGTACATCTCGGCTCTGGACCTCGGGACCGCCCTCAGGAGATCTGAAACACAGGACCCGCAGACAAACACACAGCACCTTAGAGCAGAGGCCGCGAGCGGACGCCCGCGGGACAGCTGGACACGCCGCGCGCTCTAAGTTCCTACTGGGTGCCCCTAGGTTGCCCAGATTTAAAACATATACGGGGGAGGGGGAACGCCAGCATGGTGGTCTAcgggttaaaccaccgcctgcgaCGCTGCCATCTgtgttcgtgtcccggctgctccacttcccatccagctccctgctaatgacctgggagaagcagtggaagatggcccgagtgcttgggcccctgccacccacgtgggagacctggatgcagctcctggctttagcctggcccactgtggccaccaggggagcaaacagtggatggaaggtctctgtctctcactctctcattcaaACGAatacacaaatccttaaaaaagcaaaaacctgTGTGGGACATCTAAAAATCCGGACCTGGCCCTTCGtatcctgcactcacatgggctCCCTACAGGCAGGCACCCCGGACAGAACCAACCGTGGACAGGAAGTGCGCGGAACAAACTGGCCCTTACGTGGAACACGCACACAGAACAAGGACGTGCACAGCACTTGCATTGTGCTGGGTGTGATCTAACCCAGAGACGATTTAAAGTAtacgggggaggggctggggcaatTTAGCCCAGAAAACTAGACGCCAGGtcagatgcctgtgttccactcGAGAACGCCTGGCCTGCTCCcgactctagctccctgctcgtgtGAGCGCaggggacagcagtgatggcccacgtaactgccagccacatggaagacctagattgagttcctggctcaatcCAAGCCACGGCggctattttggggagtgaacccacagatgggggccggcgctgtggcagagcgggtaaagctgccacctgcagcgccggcatcccacatgggcgccagttcaagtcccagctgctccacttcccacccagctccctgctaacggcccaagtatttgggtccctgccatccacgggggagacccagaagttgttcttggctcctggctccagcctggcctgccccggctgttggagccatttggggaatgaactaccacatggaagatagctctctctctgtgactctgcctttcaaataaataaatctttaaaaaacaaaaaacaacgggctggtgctgtagcatagtaggctaagcctccacatacggtgctggcattccacacaggtgccttgtgtcctggctgctttgcttctgatccagctctctgctgtggcctgggaaaacagtggaggatggcccaagtgcagggcccctgcacctgcgggggagacccggatggagctcctggctcctgactggcccaactccagccatttggggagtaaaccagaggatggaaggtctctctctctctttgtgactctctccccccaaaatattcttttttaaaaacatccctgtgagcacagggccagcagctgccccaggagggagggaggggtggcccTGCCAGCCGGCTGTCGTCACCCCGACTCACGCAGCCCTAGAGCCACCTGGGTTTACAGCCCCTCTTCAGGCCTGGGGGAAGGGGTCTGGGCCGCAAATAGGCCGAACTTCTGACCTGCGACCGGAGCACTCCACAGGACCGGAGTCCTGTCCCACAGCACACGGCTGCCCGCACTGGCTCTCTGGGAAACTGCTGGTGCCCAGTGCCACGATGAGGCAGGGGCCCTGACACCACTCACCCCAGCCGACCCACAGCCGGCTCAAAGGGGCCAAGCGCCCGCTCTCGGGAGCTGGGGGGGCAGACGGGCAGTCAGGCTCCACAGCCACCTGGAGAGAGGCCATGCTGGGGCCCGGGCAGTGGCTGCTTCTGTCCCCAGATGAACATGGGAAACGGACAGCCGTGTAGAGTGACGTGTCACCGTGGGCAGGCCGTCGTCggcctgtcacccacacgggagacccagatcggGTTCCTGGCCGGGCCCTGGcccctgtgggcatttagggaggtGGGCAGCGGGTGGGAGcgtcctgtctctctgcttctcagaggcCAAGACAACACTAAGGTTGTGGACGCTCTGCCCTTCACAGGGCGAGGAGACGCCCACAGCACAGCGCTCACACCGCAACGCGTCACGCACTGCCCCCGCGACGGCACCGGCCTCGTGTGTGAACTCCCAGGGGCCAGGCACAGGCGTGGACCACGGACgcacgggggtggcagggctcTGCAAGACCTCTCCCACGGGGCCTCACCTTCCCGCTTCCAAATCACAATCTGCGGCCTGGTAAAAAGTCCGCTGGAAAGGGGCAGGGAGGTGCTGGGGAAGCCAGCCTCGGGCAAGGCCAAGTGCCTCTGCCACAGGCACCTGGGCGCCTGCAGACGCACTGTAACTGAGATGCGGCGCAGCCCGGGCGCAGGCGCTGCTCTGGACACATGTCACAGCCGGGGGACTCGCCCGGAACTGCCAGCTCAAGGAACAGGCAACAGACAGAACGTGTCAGCCAAGTGCCTGGCAAGACAAATGCAGCAGACGCGCACGTGAGGAGCAAGCGCCACCCACAGACAGGCTGCGCGGAGGGAGCTGTGGCAGGAACAGACTGCGCGGCACTGGCCGGTGCGAGGCGCCGGAgtccagaggtcagaggtcagagggcaAGAGGCAAAGAGGCGAGAGGAGCCCCCCCCCGGGCACCCGCATCCCCAGCGGGGCGAGGCCCGCCCGAGTGTCAGGATTTCCAAGGGCCCCTAGAGGACTCTAAGGCACGGCCATGGCAGGAGACGGCAAGGGGAGAGGGACGGGAGTGCGCGCAGACGCTCCAGCGAGGACGCCTCGGCCATCACGCCCGAGCGGGGTCTGCACAGAGGACTCCCAGCGCCCTGGTTTGCTAGGAGGAGGAAAAGTCTGGCAGAGCTGGGACGTGGAGAGAGCTTTGTGACAAAGAGCATTCCAGAGgcacccagcctcctgccaggtTTCTTGAGGTAACTGAGAAATAAGATAAACCAAGATTTCAGTCTCCATGTTATAAGGGTACTTGGAGAACTGTCaatgggaaatggaataaaaatgttgattttagtATAAATTAACTGAAATCCAAGCATATACAGAGTCTTccataagttcatggaaaatgtgtattacaggggctggcatcccatatgggtgccagctggagtcccggctgctccacttcctgtccagctctctgctgtggcctgggagagcagtggaggatgcccaggtgcttgggagacccagatggtctcctggctcctggctttggattagcacagctctggccgttgtggccatttggggagtgaaccagcagatgggagacctctgtctctacagctccctctagctctttcaaataaataagtcttttttttttttttttaaatgcgtATTATggagccggtgctatggtgcagtgggttaaagccctggcctgaagcactggcattccatatgggcgctggttcgagtcccggctgctccacttcccatccagctctctgctgtggcctgggaaagcagtggaggatggcccaagtgcttgggcctctgcacctgcgtgggagacccggaagaagctcctggctcctggcttcagatcagctcagctctggcttgtagccatctggggagggaaccagtggatggaagacctctctctctctctctctctctctctaactctttcaaataaataaattaaaaaatgcatcttttttaacttcatttctccatgcctttttttttttttttttttgacaggcagagtggacagtgagagagagagagacagagagaaaggtcttcctttgccgttggttcaccctccaatggctgacacggccagtgcatcgcgctgatccgaagccaggagccaggtacttctggtctcccatggggtgcagggctcaagcacttgggccatcctccactgcactcccgggccacagc is part of the Oryctolagus cuniculus chromosome 16, mOryCun1.1, whole genome shotgun sequence genome and harbors:
- the SUGP2 gene encoding SURP and G-patch domain-containing protein 2 isoform X1, yielding MTARRITQETLDAVLQEKATRYHVDAGAEAVGEALGLKPQDLLRAVPRSRAEMYEEAHGDSRCALGGFLAHSRDPGRGGVFPGPAFRATNPSGAEDSYFRKECGRDLELPHPDAQDQVFGPQKLGALRVQDWKLALQGSWEQRLGHLVAQQASWPQEPGCGPSRGLGSFGSSRVLDTDRPGEAGAQARGRALSLVDQEGALLGKGETPGLLTAQGGVGKLVGLRNVSAKKVPAMNRVTPKSQGTDQSQKSSPSPEVTLGTSPATGDVQFPAQKVPLGLDLKNVRLSRRRTGLDLVDKADVFSRFGMEIIKWAGFHTIKDDVKFSQLFQTLFELETETCAKMLASFKCSLRPEHRDFCFFTIKFLKHSALKTPRVDNEFLNMLLDKGAVKTKNCFFEIIKPFDKYIMRLQDRLLKSVTPLLMACNAYELSVKMKTLASPLDLAVALETTNSLCRKSLALLGQTFSLASSFRQEKILEAVGLQDLAPSPAAFPNFEDSTLFGREYIEHLKAWLVTSGCPLRVKRTLPAPAREEDKATVPAAPEVEAAAPGAPSHAVPQRAGHEVVGTIDQLVTRIVEGSLSPKESAVLKEDPAYWFLSDENSLEYKYYKLKLAETQRVSQTPRGAGEQPTSVECAVRAMLYARAVRSLKKRLHPWHRRGLLRAQGLRGWKAKRVTTGTQTLLSSGTRLKHPSRQAPGASHAKPALSDGNGAAEGCPPDPAGACPRDPSPEASGAPPKPPGAPETADVALKTMETAEKLARFVAQVGPEMEQFSMENSADNPDLWFLRDQNSSAFKFYRKKVLELCPSIRFTSPADSSGESGEAQAGPTDPAKGAPEPEAPQQEVELGSPEAGPEEDEEGDEDEEGDEDEDEQGPGRAGRARRAEGSPPADGHPGEAAEDDPAGTPGLAQSASGSCFPRKRVSSKSLKVGMIPAPKRVCLIQEPEVHEPVRIAYDRPRGRPLSRKKKLKESDFAQQKLTDKNLGFQMLQKMGWKEGHGLGSRGKGIREPVSMGTASEGEGLGADGQERQEDTFDVFRQRMMQMYRHKRASNSRVSPGRTAAPGHCVLTVPGSSPSLEIHALACLVAREA
- the SUGP2 gene encoding SURP and G-patch domain-containing protein 2 isoform X3, coding for MTARRITQETLDAVLQEKATRYHVDAGAEAVGEALGLKPQDLLRAVPRSRAEMYEEAHGDSRCALGGFLAHSRDPGRGGVFPGPAFRATNPSGAEDSYFRKECGRDLELPHPDAQDQVFGPQKLGALRVQDWKLALQGSWEQRLGHLVAQQASWPQEPGCGPSRGLGSFGSSRVLDTDRPGEAGAQARGRALSLVDQEGALLGKGETPGLLTAQGGVGKLVGLRNVSAKKVPAMNRVTPKSQGTDQSQKSSPSPEVTLGTSPATGDVQFPAQKVPLGLDLKNVRLSRRRTGLDLVDKADVFSRFGMEIIKWAGFHTIKDDVKFSQLFQTLFELETETCAKMLASFKCSLRPEHRDFCFFTIKFLKHSALKTPRVDNEFLNMLLDKGAVKTKNCFFEIIKPFDKYIMRLQDRLLKSVTPLLMACNAYELSVKMKTLASPLDLAVALETTNSLCRKSLALLGQTFSLASSFRQEKILEAVGLQDLAPSPAAFPNFEDSTLFGREYIEHLKAWLVTSGCPLRVKRTLPAPAREEDKATVPAAPEVEAAAPGAPSHAVPQRAGHEVVGTIDQLVTRIVEGSLSPKESAVLKEDPAYWFLSDENSLEYKYYKLKLAETQRVSQTPRGAGEQPTSVECAVRAMLYARAVRSLKKRLHPWHRRGLLRAQGLRGWKAKRVTTGTQTLLSSGTRLKHPSRQAPGASHAKPALSDGNGAAEGCPPDPAGACPRDPSPEASGAPPKPPGAPETADVALKTMETAEKLARFVAQVGPEMEQFSMENSADNPDLWFLRDQNSSAFKFYRKKVLELCPSIRFTSPADSSGESGEAQAGPTDPAKGAPEPEAPQQEVELGSPEAGPEEDEEGDEDEEGDEDEDEQGPGRAGRARRAEGSPPADGHPGEAAEDDPAGTPGLAQSASGSCFPRKRVSSKSLKVGMIPAPKRVCLIQEPEVHEPVRIAYDRPRGRPLSRKKKLKESDFAQQKLTDKNLGFQMLQKMGWKEGHGLGSRGKGIREPVSMGTASEGEGLGADGQERQEDTFDVFRQRMMQMYRHKRASK